In a single window of the Flavobacterium sp. W4I14 genome:
- a CDS encoding hypothetical protein (product_source=Hypo-rule applied; superfamily=49899), whose protein sequence is MDKLNIWRNPGDNAEYAKYDLGSYRYYYTGAQTFFLEKGGYLRIKNITLGYDLGAKTLSRWGLSQFKVFAMIDNVHMFQQSKKLPDAEAVNGYGEYIGTGYPIPKKYTLGLQVQF, encoded by the coding sequence TTGGATAAATTAAACATCTGGAGAAACCCAGGCGATAATGCCGAATATGCCAAATACGATTTGGGTAGTTATCGGTATTATTATACTGGCGCACAAACGTTTTTCTTAGAAAAAGGTGGCTATTTGAGGATAAAAAATATTACACTAGGCTACGATTTAGGTGCAAAAACTTTGAGCAGGTGGGGTCTAAGCCAGTTTAAAGTGTTTGCTATGATAGATAATGTGCACATGTTCCAACAATCTAAAAAATTGCCAGATGCAGAGGCTGTAAACGGATATGGTGAGTATATCGGAACCGGATACCCGATTCCAAAAAAATATACTTTAGGTCTTCAAGTTCAATTTTAA
- a CDS encoding aminopeptidase YwaD (product_source=KO:K19701; cath_funfam=3.40.630.10; cleavage_site_network=SignalP-TM; ko=KO:K19701; pfam=PF04389; superfamily=53187), which translates to MQYFAMRIFFLIAFFLVSKYCFAQDSTYTRNVVNTLTSKQFWGRGYTKDGMKKSAVYLIETYQKIGLLPMGQSYKQAFNFPVNTFPGKMMVAVNGQKLIPGKDFIVSNESPSVKQKANLTEVDSFNYQASPSLKILLKDKLTWSVATEVGDMTTIQLNKRSFTAIPKEINIDIENKFIPNFEAANVCGLVKGTKFPDSILIITAHYDHLGGMGADTYFPGANDNAAGVATLLSLAKYYTANPQPYSIGFICFAGEEAGLLGSRFFVENPLIPLSKIKFLINLDLVGTGEAGMTVVNASVYPKAFALLNAVNNQNHYISKINSRGKAANSDHYFFTESGVPAFFIYTQGGPSAYHDVFDKPETLPLTEYKDLFKLIVGFNQKLME; encoded by the coding sequence ATGCAATATTTTGCTATGAGAATCTTTTTTCTAATTGCATTTTTCCTTGTTTCAAAATACTGTTTCGCACAAGATTCTACTTATACCAGAAATGTAGTAAACACCCTTACTTCAAAACAATTTTGGGGCAGAGGTTACACCAAAGACGGGATGAAAAAATCTGCAGTTTATCTCATAGAAACCTATCAAAAAATCGGTTTGCTGCCAATGGGTCAATCTTATAAGCAGGCATTTAATTTTCCTGTAAATACATTCCCAGGAAAAATGATGGTGGCCGTAAACGGCCAAAAACTTATCCCAGGTAAAGATTTCATTGTAAGCAATGAGAGCCCCAGCGTTAAACAAAAGGCAAATTTAACCGAGGTGGATAGTTTTAATTACCAAGCTTCTCCATCATTAAAGATTTTATTAAAAGATAAGTTAACCTGGTCTGTAGCGACAGAAGTTGGTGACATGACAACGATCCAGCTCAATAAAAGGAGCTTTACAGCAATACCAAAAGAAATTAATATTGATATTGAAAACAAATTCATTCCGAACTTTGAGGCAGCTAATGTCTGCGGTCTAGTTAAGGGCACTAAATTTCCTGATTCCATTTTAATCATTACAGCGCATTACGATCATTTGGGTGGAATGGGTGCAGACACTTATTTCCCGGGCGCTAATGATAATGCTGCTGGTGTAGCTACATTATTAAGTTTGGCCAAATATTATACCGCCAATCCCCAGCCCTACTCCATTGGTTTTATATGTTTCGCAGGCGAAGAAGCTGGGCTGTTGGGGTCGCGGTTTTTTGTAGAAAACCCATTAATCCCTTTAAGCAAAATTAAATTCCTAATCAATTTAGATTTGGTTGGAACCGGTGAAGCCGGCATGACGGTAGTTAATGCATCCGTTTATCCTAAAGCATTTGCTTTACTAAACGCAGTCAACAACCAAAATCATTATATCTCGAAAATAAACTCCAGAGGTAAAGCAGCCAACAGCGATCACTATTTCTTTACCGAAAGCGGTGTTCCGGCATTCTTCATTTACACCCAGGGCGGTCCCTCCGCTTATCACGATGTATTCGACAAACCTGAAACATTACCCCTTACTGAGTACAAAGATCTGTTTAAATTAATTGTTGGATTTAACCAGAAACTGATGGAATAA
- a CDS encoding putative iron-regulated membrane protein (product_source=COG3182; cog=COG3182; pfam=PF03929; transmembrane_helix_parts=Inside_1_22,TMhelix_23_45,Outside_46_167,TMhelix_168_190,Inside_191_218,TMhelix_219_241,Outside_242_365,TMhelix_366_388,Inside_389_401), translating to MALTKTSIKSKNKKSRLRRISDWLHLWLGIASGLIVMMLGVTGCIYVFQKEITELIHRKEIFVEVPSNPKTLPLSVLQANAEKALGNKKKITFVSAYKAPERAWELGVYKPGNPNAFWYFDSIDYYDVVRINPYTGKVTLVADYKYEFFGVVKMIHWSLLINHPIGQQIIGWSTFIFVFLLISGMVMWWPKNLKKSNFDKSFKIKWKAKFKRINYDMHNVLGFYVMLICLMLALTGLVWAFQWFQTTVYVIASGSTMPPKLAEVKSDSTKTITAIPFDIAFEQARKILKNEDRIAMSPASGGSATIYATGYRGKETFWDYDVLQFDQYSGKLLHSANQSEKNAGEAVIGMNYDIHVGAILGLTGKIMAFFASLIAASLPITGFIIWWGKGKKKKNPAVADN from the coding sequence ATGGCACTAACGAAAACATCAATCAAATCAAAAAATAAGAAATCGCGTTTACGGCGGATAAGCGACTGGCTGCACCTATGGCTGGGTATCGCATCCGGTTTAATCGTAATGATGTTGGGCGTTACCGGTTGTATTTATGTTTTTCAAAAAGAAATTACCGAACTCATTCACCGTAAGGAGATTTTTGTAGAAGTTCCATCAAATCCTAAAACCCTACCATTAAGCGTACTACAGGCTAATGCCGAAAAAGCACTGGGAAATAAAAAGAAAATCACCTTTGTTTCTGCTTATAAAGCACCGGAAAGGGCATGGGAACTTGGTGTTTATAAACCTGGCAACCCCAATGCATTCTGGTATTTCGATTCTATCGATTATTATGATGTTGTGCGGATTAACCCTTATACCGGAAAAGTAACTTTAGTTGCCGATTATAAGTATGAGTTTTTTGGTGTAGTTAAAATGATCCATTGGAGTTTGTTGATCAATCATCCCATTGGCCAGCAGATTATTGGATGGTCTACCTTCATTTTTGTATTTCTCCTCATTTCTGGAATGGTGATGTGGTGGCCTAAAAACCTCAAAAAATCAAACTTCGATAAGAGCTTTAAAATAAAATGGAAAGCCAAATTTAAACGCATTAATTATGACATGCACAATGTGCTGGGTTTTTATGTAATGCTAATCTGCCTAATGCTCGCCTTAACCGGTCTGGTTTGGGCATTTCAATGGTTCCAAACCACGGTTTACGTAATAGCCTCAGGAAGTACTATGCCCCCCAAATTAGCAGAAGTTAAATCAGATTCAACCAAAACCATTACCGCAATTCCTTTTGATATTGCTTTTGAGCAAGCCAGAAAAATATTAAAAAATGAAGATCGCATTGCCATGTCGCCTGCCAGTGGCGGTTCGGCAACCATTTACGCCACAGGATACCGTGGCAAAGAAACATTTTGGGATTACGACGTACTTCAGTTCGATCAGTATTCCGGCAAATTGTTACACAGCGCAAACCAGTCTGAAAAAAATGCTGGAGAAGCGGTAATCGGTATGAACTACGATATCCATGTAGGGGCCATTTTAGGATTAACCGGAAAGATAATGGCCTTTTTTGCCAGTTTAATTGCAGCAAGTTTACCCATAACCGGATTCATTATCTGGTGGGGAAAAGGAAAAAAGAAAAAAAATCCCGCAGTGGCGGATAACTAA
- a CDS encoding hypothetical protein (product_source=Hypo-rule applied; superfamily=75005), producing MKFLNLILVLTGLITFDTDAQTKVDSPEEKLEKDRNAIKSLAGFYEVNFNYGEVTAPDPNYKFSKPYESHGNEWSEIIVDEPKRIVIQHMLAINDTTVIKHWRQDWTYEDTNIMLYTEGNAWKKGNLTPTDVKGKWTQKVYQVDDSPRYQGYGTWSHVGGHDSWSSETDSPLPRRESTVRKDYNVLNRGSRITITKNGWMFEQDNKKIVRSASGDKLLAVEKGYEEFTKIDPKTFAYAQKWWASQHTYWADVRGVWSDIIGSQDTFKVQTMANGKLLYETLFSLGDQSIKEKWTASQNKEKIKTALQPYLVK from the coding sequence ATGAAATTTTTAAACCTAATTTTAGTATTAACCGGTTTGATTACCTTTGATACTGATGCACAAACAAAAGTTGACTCTCCGGAAGAAAAACTAGAAAAGGATAGAAATGCAATAAAATCGTTGGCTGGTTTTTACGAAGTGAATTTCAACTACGGTGAAGTTACCGCTCCAGATCCAAACTACAAATTCAGTAAGCCTTACGAAAGCCATGGCAACGAATGGTCAGAGATTATTGTTGATGAACCTAAAAGAATTGTAATTCAACATATGTTGGCCATTAACGATACCACGGTTATTAAACACTGGCGCCAGGACTGGACATATGAAGACACCAACATTATGCTTTATACCGAAGGTAATGCATGGAAAAAAGGCAATTTAACGCCAACCGATGTAAAAGGAAAATGGACCCAAAAAGTTTACCAGGTTGATGATAGTCCACGTTACCAGGGTTACGGAACATGGAGCCACGTTGGTGGTCACGACTCTTGGTCGAGTGAAACAGATTCTCCACTGCCAAGAAGAGAATCCACTGTGCGTAAAGATTACAATGTATTAAACCGTGGCAGCAGAATTACCATTACTAAAAATGGTTGGATGTTTGAGCAGGACAATAAAAAAATAGTGCGTTCTGCTAGTGGCGATAAACTTTTAGCTGTTGAAAAAGGTTATGAGGAGTTTACGAAAATAGATCCTAAAACTTTCGCATATGCACAAAAATGGTGGGCCAGCCAACACACCTACTGGGCTGATGTTCGCGGTGTTTGGTCTGATATCATTGGCTCGCAAGACACATTCAAAGTACAAACTATGGCGAATGGCAAATTACTTTACGAAACACTTTTTAGCCTGGGCGATCAATCTATTAAAGAAAAATGGACAGCAAGCCAGAACAAAGAAAAAATTAAAACAGCTTTACAGCCTTATCTGGTAAAGTAA
- a CDS encoding iron complex outermembrane receptor protein (product_source=KO:K02014; cath_funfam=2.170.130.10,2.40.170.20,2.60.40.1120; cleavage_site_network=SignalP-noTM; cog=COG1629; ko=KO:K02014; pfam=PF00593,PF07715,PF13715; superfamily=49452,56935; tigrfam=TIGR01783): MLKIRLFCITFFLTFTSLLSFAQQFSTISGTVTTSDGKPAAYISVGLKGKGLGNVTNEKGIFEIQRVKPGSYTLRVSAVGIQNIEKPIVITVGEHKSIDFVINQNSNQLNEVNINQGVNKYIAKKSEFVSKMPLNNLENPQVYTTITKETMADQLVFSVDDAARNATGVQKMWEATSRGGDGGAYYASRGFIVQAKLRNGIAGNVTGRNDAANLENVEFIKGPSATLFGSTLTSYGGLINRITKKPFEGIGGAVSFSTGSYDFNRVSTDFNFPVDKENHIYARLNTSYNYKGSFQENVYDKGFFIAPSLSYKVNDKLDFVFDAEIANGTSTLKPFVFFYFPVKDLGFDRADQSGIPYDKSFTADAMKQKYNSSNFFGQANYKFNDNWSSHTSFSSNYSFSNGRGTYLFLVPNNYPPLGNPTAAPGADLISRADQSTDNSKVFTYEVQQNFNGTFNLGSVKNRMVLGLDYLRQNSDQLFYSIDTFDLTKKDGTGANYNNFTEHNLAAFYAALPSVPKYPYNFETNTYSAYVSDVINLTDRLIALAALRVDRFDNKGNSDRAGSAPKGSYKQTVFSPKFGLVFQPIKDQLSLFANYQNGFNNLNGIDYQGNAFKPEQANQIEGGVKTNIFNGKLTGSVSYYYIKVKDIVRGYNGDPSNPNAQIQDGNKISKGIEAEVIANPVNGLNIIAGFAYNDNHLENASPDVEGRRDAYSAAPYSANLWISYKFNAGSLKGFGLGAGGNYASDNKIVNSVSQGVFILPAYEVFNASAFYDHHRFRLGVKADNFTNQKYWTGYSTMNPQDLRTFTGSVTYKF, from the coding sequence ATGCTTAAAATCAGACTTTTCTGTATAACGTTTTTTTTAACTTTTACCAGCCTACTCTCCTTTGCCCAACAGTTTTCGACCATAAGCGGCACAGTTACCACTTCTGATGGTAAACCAGCTGCTTACATTTCGGTTGGTTTAAAAGGAAAAGGCCTGGGGAATGTAACCAACGAAAAGGGCATTTTCGAAATCCAGAGAGTTAAACCAGGATCTTATACCCTAAGGGTATCGGCTGTTGGTATCCAAAATATAGAAAAACCAATAGTTATTACCGTTGGAGAGCACAAAAGCATTGATTTTGTAATCAACCAAAATTCAAATCAGCTTAATGAAGTAAATATTAACCAGGGTGTAAATAAGTATATCGCTAAGAAAAGTGAATTTGTTTCAAAAATGCCCTTAAATAACTTGGAAAACCCTCAGGTTTATACTACGATTACAAAAGAAACAATGGCCGATCAGCTTGTGTTTTCGGTTGATGATGCAGCACGTAATGCAACCGGTGTTCAAAAAATGTGGGAAGCAACCTCGCGTGGAGGTGATGGTGGTGCTTATTATGCATCAAGAGGTTTTATTGTACAGGCTAAATTGAGAAACGGAATTGCTGGAAATGTAACTGGCCGGAACGATGCTGCTAACTTAGAAAATGTAGAGTTTATTAAAGGTCCATCTGCTACTTTATTCGGGAGTACATTAACCTCATATGGCGGCTTAATTAACCGCATAACCAAAAAACCTTTCGAAGGAATTGGAGGTGCAGTAAGCTTTTCTACAGGCAGCTACGATTTTAACCGGGTTAGTACCGATTTCAATTTTCCTGTTGATAAAGAAAACCATATTTATGCCCGATTAAATACTTCTTACAATTACAAAGGTTCTTTCCAGGAGAATGTTTACGACAAAGGTTTCTTTATTGCCCCTAGCTTGTCATATAAAGTAAACGATAAATTAGACTTTGTTTTCGATGCCGAAATTGCCAACGGTACAAGCACCCTAAAACCTTTCGTTTTCTTCTATTTCCCTGTAAAAGACCTTGGTTTTGACAGGGCGGATCAATCTGGCATACCTTACGACAAATCCTTCACCGCTGATGCAATGAAGCAGAAATACAATAGCTCAAACTTCTTCGGGCAAGCCAATTACAAGTTTAATGATAATTGGTCGTCTCACACCAGCTTTTCAAGCAACTACAGTTTCTCTAACGGCCGTGGTACCTATTTATTCTTAGTTCCAAACAACTATCCTCCACTGGGCAACCCAACGGCTGCACCAGGTGCCGATTTAATATCAAGAGCAGATCAATCAACTGATAACAGTAAGGTTTTTACTTACGAGGTACAACAAAATTTTAATGGCACTTTTAACTTAGGTTCGGTAAAAAACAGAATGGTTTTAGGACTGGATTATTTACGCCAAAATTCTGATCAACTGTTTTATTCGATCGATACTTTTGATCTGACCAAAAAAGACGGAACTGGTGCCAACTACAATAATTTTACTGAACATAATTTAGCGGCATTTTATGCGGCACTTCCCAGTGTTCCTAAATATCCGTATAACTTCGAAACCAATACATACAGTGCTTATGTTTCTGACGTGATTAACTTAACAGATAGGTTAATCGCCTTAGCTGCCTTAAGAGTAGACAGGTTTGATAACAAAGGTAATTCCGATCGTGCAGGCTCGGCACCAAAAGGTTCGTACAAACAAACTGTTTTTTCTCCAAAATTTGGCTTGGTGTTTCAGCCGATTAAAGATCAGTTATCCTTATTTGCCAACTACCAGAACGGCTTTAACAACTTAAACGGTATAGATTATCAAGGTAATGCTTTTAAACCAGAGCAAGCAAACCAAATTGAAGGTGGAGTTAAAACAAACATCTTTAATGGCAAGTTAACAGGATCTGTATCTTACTATTATATTAAAGTCAAAGATATTGTTAGGGGTTATAACGGAGACCCATCAAATCCAAATGCACAAATCCAGGATGGCAATAAAATCAGCAAAGGTATAGAAGCCGAAGTTATTGCAAACCCGGTTAACGGCTTAAATATTATTGCAGGTTTCGCTTATAACGATAACCATTTAGAAAATGCATCGCCAGATGTAGAAGGCAGAAGAGATGCTTATTCGGCAGCGCCTTATTCAGCAAATTTATGGATCAGTTATAAATTCAATGCTGGATCACTTAAAGGTTTTGGATTGGGTGCAGGAGGAAATTATGCCAGCGACAATAAAATTGTAAACAGTGTTAGCCAGGGCGTATTTATACTACCTGCGTATGAGGTTTTCAACGCATCGGCATTTTATGATCATCATAGATTCAGACTTGGTGTTAAAGCAGATAACTTTACCAATCAAAAATACTGGACGGGTTACAGCACCATGAACCCTCAGGACCTGAGAACCTTCACTGGAAGTGTTACTTACAAATTTTAA
- a CDS encoding TonB-linked SusC/RagA family outer membrane protein (product_source=TIGR04056; cath_funfam=2.170.130.10,2.60.40.1120; ko=KO:K21573; pfam=PF00593,PF07715,PF13715; superfamily=49464,56935; tigrfam=TIGR04056; transmembrane_helix_parts=Inside_1_8,TMhelix_9_28,Outside_29_953) encodes MEKTSTRHCYVKFLTATFFYLLIPWLAFAQKTIKGTVLDQNDKPIPGVSILEKGTKNGTSTNSEGKFVIAVQSDKAVLVARIVGFVTVEKTITASGTINFSLQDDNKMLDEVVLIGYQKITRKKSTASISSISGKELANLPAASFDQLLQGRLAGINVQNFSGQPGVAPTVSVRGNSTGSTSYDQINTVRSPLYVVDGVPQASDDFVPPGTGTGTNYLAGINPNDIESIDVLKDASAAAIYGSRAANGVILITTKKGVSGDTKINISSYVGISQRPDLREATIGTTERRQKMEVLQRQLSYDQKRQLPYLLTDSLNPVFNGNTDWQDLFYHVAKINDNNISLTGGTDNGMTYRFSGGYYNEQGVVKGTGVKRYSSRINLSTKALNKKLTINPQFYYSRTDRGRGGEDPNNPLNPTRLGAGNLPSSLLNLSPEKLNFFVSPNSENTDRNISNQFGVNLNLSYEFNKHFTLNSQSSYTADNQRRDASFNSLLNNGLGNSAASFSSSGIGLRASNYLNYNGSLDKHSFNVLVGQDIEYNQYENTFASGFGGANDNITVVTGFQQANIRTSSQYRGHGLIAYYSRFSYDYADKYLLSGSIRTDGSSGFGENNKYGVFPSISAGWILSEENFMKNITNNPFTLVKIRGSYGVTGNENLDNAYVQYNKYLVNNGVFEGNDRDVLGYGGASSYNGVTVITPNFYNGVAQKNLSWEKSTQWNIGTDLEIQNGKYAISFDVYNKEIKDKLFNVDLPATSGYDVAFTNAFSVRNSGMEFTFNGNLISKPFRWYTSFNISYNKNQIMSLPNGGRDIILRGDRFDKTHILSVGSPLNAFYLYQTKGVFSRSGNIPQNPFTGERYRNSNGTFNEGDFYLADLDGDYFVDVFNDGINPDKQPIGDPNPRFTGGWTNNFSYKNFSLSVFATFTLKRDVLNLFDSDRFAKFSRWKCAIPICQFLYARFG; translated from the coding sequence ATGGAAAAAACTTCTACAAGACATTGCTATGTGAAATTTTTGACGGCAACATTCTTTTATTTATTGATTCCCTGGCTGGCTTTTGCACAGAAAACAATTAAAGGAACCGTTTTAGATCAAAATGACAAACCTATTCCAGGGGTGTCTATCTTAGAAAAAGGGACAAAAAATGGTACTTCCACTAATAGTGAAGGTAAGTTTGTAATCGCTGTACAGAGTGATAAAGCTGTGCTGGTTGCCAGAATAGTCGGTTTCGTTACCGTTGAAAAAACAATTACGGCAAGCGGTACCATAAACTTTTCTCTGCAGGATGACAATAAAATGCTGGACGAGGTGGTACTTATTGGTTATCAGAAAATAACAAGGAAAAAGTCTACGGCCTCTATTTCGAGTATATCAGGTAAAGAGCTGGCTAATTTACCTGCAGCGAGCTTCGATCAACTATTGCAGGGTAGGCTTGCCGGTATAAATGTTCAAAATTTTAGTGGCCAACCGGGTGTAGCACCAACCGTTTCTGTAAGGGGTAACTCTACAGGTAGCACCAGCTACGATCAGATTAATACCGTAAGGTCGCCACTATATGTGGTAGACGGGGTACCCCAAGCTTCTGATGATTTTGTTCCGCCTGGAACAGGTACTGGTACCAATTATCTGGCTGGTATTAATCCGAATGATATCGAATCAATCGATGTATTAAAAGATGCATCTGCCGCGGCTATTTATGGTTCGAGAGCAGCCAATGGTGTAATTTTAATTACAACAAAAAAAGGAGTAAGCGGCGACACAAAGATTAACATAAGTAGTTATGTAGGTATTTCGCAGCGACCAGATTTACGCGAAGCCACTATTGGTACTACAGAACGCAGGCAAAAAATGGAAGTTTTACAAAGGCAACTCTCTTACGACCAGAAAAGACAGCTTCCTTACCTGCTTACCGATAGTTTGAACCCAGTGTTTAATGGAAATACAGACTGGCAGGACTTATTCTATCATGTCGCTAAAATAAACGATAACAACATCAGTTTAACGGGGGGGACTGATAACGGAATGACCTACCGTTTTAGCGGTGGGTATTACAATGAGCAAGGGGTTGTAAAAGGTACCGGCGTTAAACGATACAGTTCCAGAATCAACTTATCAACAAAAGCACTCAATAAAAAATTGACGATCAATCCACAATTTTATTATTCCAGAACTGATAGGGGAAGGGGCGGTGAAGATCCCAATAATCCTTTAAATCCAACCAGGTTGGGTGCGGGGAATTTACCTTCTTCATTACTCAATCTCTCTCCAGAAAAACTCAATTTTTTTGTAAGCCCGAACAGCGAAAACACAGATAGGAATATTAGTAACCAGTTTGGCGTCAACCTAAATTTAAGTTATGAGTTTAATAAACATTTTACGCTAAACTCCCAGTCATCATACACAGCAGATAATCAGCGAAGAGATGCTAGTTTTAATAGTTTGTTAAACAATGGCTTAGGTAATAGTGCTGCCAGTTTTTCTTCAAGCGGAATAGGCTTAAGAGCTTCTAATTATTTAAATTATAACGGTTCGCTCGATAAGCATTCGTTTAACGTATTAGTAGGGCAGGATATAGAATACAATCAGTATGAAAACACATTTGCCTCGGGCTTTGGTGGTGCTAACGATAATATAACAGTGGTAACTGGCTTTCAGCAGGCTAATATTAGGACGTCATCGCAATATCGTGGACATGGACTGATTGCGTATTACAGCCGTTTTAGTTATGACTATGCTGATAAATATTTATTATCTGGTTCGATAAGGACTGATGGTTCATCCGGTTTTGGTGAAAACAACAAGTACGGCGTGTTCCCGTCGATATCTGCTGGTTGGATCTTATCGGAAGAAAATTTTATGAAAAACATCACCAATAATCCATTTACCCTGGTTAAAATTAGGGGTAGCTATGGTGTTACTGGTAATGAAAACCTAGATAACGCATACGTACAATACAATAAATACCTGGTTAATAATGGTGTTTTTGAGGGAAATGATCGCGATGTTTTGGGCTACGGTGGCGCCTCCTCTTACAATGGTGTTACGGTTATCACGCCAAATTTTTATAATGGTGTAGCGCAAAAGAATTTGAGCTGGGAAAAATCTACCCAATGGAATATTGGTACGGATTTGGAAATTCAAAATGGAAAATACGCAATTTCATTCGATGTTTATAATAAAGAGATTAAGGATAAACTGTTCAATGTTGATTTGCCAGCTACCTCGGGTTACGATGTGGCTTTTACCAATGCCTTTTCAGTACGTAACTCAGGTATGGAATTTACTTTTAATGGCAATCTTATCAGCAAGCCATTTAGGTGGTATACCTCATTTAATATTTCTTATAACAAAAACCAGATTATGAGCTTGCCTAATGGTGGCAGGGATATCATTTTGAGGGGTGATCGATTTGATAAAACGCATATTTTATCAGTGGGTAGTCCACTTAATGCATTTTACCTTTACCAAACCAAAGGCGTATTTTCCAGAAGCGGAAATATTCCACAAAACCCATTTACGGGCGAACGTTACCGAAATAGCAATGGTACTTTCAACGAAGGAGATTTTTATCTGGCCGATTTAGATGGCGATTATTTTGTGGATGTTTTTAATGATGGTATTAATCCTGATAAACAGCCAATCGGCGATCCTAATCCTCGTTTTACAGGTGGCTGGACCAATAATTTTAGCTACAAAAATTTCTCGTTGAGTGTTTTTGCAACATTTACCCTTAAAAGAGATGTACTTAACTTATTTGATTCAGATCGTTTTGCAAAATTCTCAAGATGGAAATGCGCTATACCAATTTGCCAGTTTCTCTACGCCAGATTTGGATAA
- a CDS encoding putative GH25 family protein (product_source=COG5266; cleavage_site_network=SignalP-noTM; cog=COG5266; pfam=PF10670; superfamily=49478,81296; transmembrane_helix_parts=Inside_1_6,TMhelix_7_26,Outside_27_242), which produces MKTKISLLFFFLAFSISSAFAHALWIETASTGKKGQTQEVKVFFGEYESNEPDSAAKWFSNLKEFKLVLTAPNGTTKVLPTTANVRFFKASFTPDQAGFYRLSIVHEVAAIYEHAKIEYYTYAPVFITDGEAVGDGPKYSPPFPANALFTVHLDSAPEFGKLASPEIVFNKSALENQEVSIIDPDRKKQALKTDASGKSNFKVEKKGKYFIEAFKEDKTPGKLNGKDYDKVWHLVTYTTEVK; this is translated from the coding sequence ATGAAAACTAAAATCTCATTATTATTTTTCTTTCTAGCCTTTAGCATTTCGAGCGCATTTGCACATGCTTTATGGATAGAAACAGCCTCAACAGGCAAAAAAGGACAAACACAGGAAGTAAAAGTTTTCTTCGGCGAGTACGAGAGTAACGAACCAGATTCTGCTGCAAAATGGTTCAGTAACTTAAAAGAATTTAAGCTGGTTTTAACTGCTCCAAATGGAACAACCAAGGTTTTACCAACTACTGCTAATGTACGTTTCTTCAAAGCCAGTTTCACACCAGATCAGGCTGGTTTTTATAGATTATCTATTGTTCATGAGGTGGCAGCTATTTACGAACATGCAAAAATCGAGTATTATACTTATGCACCCGTTTTTATAACAGATGGGGAAGCAGTTGGAGATGGACCAAAATACTCCCCACCATTTCCGGCAAATGCATTATTTACAGTGCATTTAGATTCAGCACCTGAATTCGGCAAATTGGCTTCGCCAGAAATTGTATTTAATAAATCGGCGCTCGAAAATCAAGAAGTAAGCATAATTGATCCCGACCGGAAAAAACAGGCGCTAAAAACAGATGCATCAGGAAAATCTAATTTTAAAGTTGAAAAAAAAGGAAAATATTTTATAGAAGCTTTTAAAGAAGATAAAACGCCAGGGAAATTGAACGGAAAAGACTACGATAAAGTTTGGCATTTGGTAACCTATACTACTGAAGTTAAATAG
- a CDS encoding hypothetical protein (product_source=Hypo-rule applied; transmembrane_helix_parts=Inside_1_6,TMhelix_7_29,Outside_30_32,TMhelix_33_50,Inside_51_60) has translation MNFFKNYFLAAGIVWTLGALSILFFKFNFQAREITMTLLFPLAYAIIRLFDQPKQVSKTE, from the coding sequence ATGAACTTTTTCAAAAACTATTTTTTGGCTGCCGGCATTGTTTGGACCCTTGGTGCATTATCAATTCTGTTTTTTAAATTTAATTTCCAAGCACGTGAAATTACCATGACACTTCTTTTCCCACTTGCATATGCCATAATCAGGTTATTTGATCAACCGAAACAAGTGTCAAAAACAGAGTAA